GCTTTCGAATTGTAGTTTATTTGTTCTGGTGAAACTACTAAATCTCCAGAATGTCAGATATATCAAGAACTCGACAGGATATGGTCTTTAGAGTGGTCAGAGACGGGCTTGGCTGCGCATCCCGACATGCGTTCGCTGAGCCCAACTGGTGGTCTATTTAACAGCTTCAGTAAGTGACTAGTCTATTATAAAGGCATTACTTTACTAACATATTAACTAAAAAATCAAACTGATGTTTATGATTTGTTTGTGTGCTATAACAAAAACTCACATTTTAGATACAAAGCATGAACCACCCGACCCAATGGAACTTGACCCTGACTTCTTACGGACTCTAAACTTGCCTCAACGACCAAGTACAGACAGTTTAGAGAGCGATTTGGACACCGACACAACTATGATAGACAATTGGCAGATGAATGAAGTTTTTCAAGACATATCTTCAGTAATTAATGTATGTATCCTATTTTCAATTAGCTACCGAATCCATTTAGCCAAATTTCAGTGATAACTAAGGAATGGACCGTTTTATAGATATTAATATAGATCCGATTGCGCTTTAAAAATTTCTCATTAGCCAAGTTATTGATTTCTTTTGTCATTTTGTCAATGGCATGTGAACCAGCATCACTTGCTTGCCGTATAAGTCATTGCATAGGCCACACAATGCCATTCTTATCAATGTAGGACTATGATTCAGATAACGAGCTAGTTGAACCGTGCACTGATAATAACAGGTGTCGCCCTTTCCGCTCAGCTTTGGTAGATCTGTTTAGTCGAACACTTGCCAATGTGAGCCAATCATTCATGGACTCACCTTGATCGGTGATTATCGATTGTTGTCTAATGTGTCACTACTCATTTCATGGATGGTTTTAGGAGCCTACTGAGCAATCTCCGTCTGATTGTGTTGACAACACTGATGTGGAGCAGCTAGTCAAAGAAATATTTGACTCTGACATTTCTAGCATTGAATCTCCCCTTCCAAATGAATCGGTTGACCTTAGTTGGATCATCAATGAGACTCTGGGGGCTGATGCTCTGGCTCAAGAAGACGCTGGGGCAGCACCTGCGGAAATGCTGGCTGATGACCTAAACCTTGATTATGATCTTCTTAGTCAACTCGAGAACATGAATGAGCAGTCATTTGATGATTGCCTAGCGGTTGGCCTTAGTGATCAGTCTACCGAACTACCCGTACCCGCTAGTGTACAGCTGATGCCGCCCAGCCCCAGCGCGGATGAAACTACATCAGTCATTGCACTTGACCATCAGTATACTCAACTGGCTTGCATCAAAGTCAAAGCTCATGAAACCAAGAAAGAAGCGATACGAAGAGTAAAGAACAATGCTGCATCTCGAGTATGTCGAAGGCAGCGAAAGACTCGTCTTACCACTAATACCCAAAGAATAGCAGAGCTCACAGCCAGTAACGGTGCACTCACTGAGCAAATACGCAGTATCGAAAGTGTTGTATTACTTTTAAAGGAAAATTTGGTGCGTGCCACCTGTCAGAAGTGACTGCATGCCACCTGTCAGAAGTGACTGCTTGCTCCTCATATTATTTGTGTTGTCGTGCAACTACTTAGTCTTTTCACCATATACTGACTTTATATGCACATAGAATTTTGCATATGAATCTTGCATTGATATAGGTATACCAAGTTCCTAAATTGggaaaaaaactgcaaaaataataataaaaagtgtaaaatatttatattcagTCACATTTGCTTAACAAACTATTTCTTACATAGATTGCTTGTTTGCTAACAGGCTACATCCTTCGCCAAATGTTTTGTATAGTGATAATATTTTGAGTGAACACGTAAATTGATGCTTTACAGCTAGCGGTACATTACAGGAGTTGTTTGCCCACAGTTAAAACCTAATACTGTATATTCTATCAAAGCTAGGCGATTATGCAGTGCACAGGATAAGCGCATGGTCGGTATGAACAGAACTATTACTTGAATAAGTTAGATTACAGCATGATGGTAAACCTTGGACAAATGGAGTGACACAAAATTGCAGTTATTGCGATTATTATAAGAGGACAGACGTAGACACCTCATGTAAATATCAGTGAACGGAATCAAGATTTCCTTCAAAAAGTATAACTTGAATGATGCGCCAATCGCTCAGTTCTTTATGTACCTTACGTTCGGATAAGAGAATATTCATTTCCGAATATGGATATTATAAAGTGTGGTAAGAAAGGATATGAGGTATCATATTACAAGTTTAGAATGTAATTTAATGTTTGTAATTTATTTCTGATTTTGCAATGTTATTTTTTGAGAATTTATCTCgttaaattaaacaaatattttgaaggTTCATTTTTCAGAAAGGGTTTGTGATGCTTACGATTGGAAACTAGAGTTCACCACCACTACTAACGGCAAAAATCATGTGATCTCAGTGATCAGCATTATACCAGAAAGCTCTATGCTGACATGCTGCAGCACCTTTCACAAGCAACTGCCAGATTTGATGTCCAGATTATATACTATCATAGCAAATGTACAGAGGCAAAATCTGTTGAGTTGAAAAATTAAGATCTAAGGCTAGTTTTTGTTCTAGTTTCATTTTGTGAGTATTAGTAGTGCCAATAGACGTGTTTATGCAACTAGAATTGCAAGCCAAAGCGTAGTTATTGATTCATGGCAACTATGAGTAGACAACCctttgaaaaaagtgtttttaatgTATGTCATATATATGTTATGTCATTAGTTTAGTTAGGTTATGCACTTAGCAATATACAGTAAGCGCTTCTACAAcgtatataatccatttcagGAACGTTTATTTTATAGGAAATTTGTGTTATAagaaaagtaaaatacatgtaaattgcctaatccgttccaagatctatctaaactcacccctttggcctcGCAAAAAAGAACAACTTGACTTAACTTTCTTAATTTATgagctgtaccgtaactgcagccTTATTgcttgcatcgacaacttttcacctttttatgatcaatctcactgggtTTATAGACTacgattgcggtaattttacaacaagtcGATTGGGACTGCGCATTTTTGACGTTCATTTTTACCGATTTGCTCATTTGTTCTAAACAGAAAATAATATTCTGCtatgtaaaactaataacaaatattttgtacatctacattaagcaaaacaacaaaataattttactataaaaggCAGTTCTACCTGCTCGTCGTCTACCTGCACTGAagagtcaaggttaggataaaagataagtTTCGACGATACTCCCAACTCACGACATTCTGATTGGTGGACCAACGCtgtaacatctgcaccaatcgattgcctttaagtatttatgaacaattgcgcagctatcctactCTCTGTTTCGTCGACACGTTTAATGATCTATtccgacgaactagaatgtcgtgAAAGTTACATATAACGCTATACGCATGTCATTTTTTCTTCCACAAGTGCGGCGAGATAAAACTAACATTCAAGTCTTGAATGTttacttgacactttacgttatatgaaattttaCATGTAGTAATAACCAAAAACCTCACATAAATTTATTACGTTACCGGGAGGTCACAAATATAGGAAGATACGTTAttggagcatctactgtacatagTTATGATGTCATCAATACTGGCCTAAAAACTGCTTGACAATGTATCTATTCAGTCGCAGGCACATTGCTATCTAAATCACACGAGGCTTGCCGTTATGATCTGCAAGTAACTTTGTAGAACAGAAAACTTGTGATTTGCTGAGTGTTTTAATTTATTAcataacatttaaaaatatattgttatttgaGCACAACGTTGAACAAAATTATGTACATTGTTACTTGAATATGGTTTGACAATGCAGTGGCTATTCAAAACATTGTCATATACACAGAGCAATAGCTCACTAGAAAGCTGCTTCATTTGATAAAATATGTACAAGTTACCTAAAAGCCTTTTGTGTTGGTTAATCAagacaaaaattaaatatagaATCCTCTGTTATCTTTATACTGTTTTATAAATTCTGGAAGCATAAATCTATGTCGTCCGAGTTCTGATGCCATAGGTCGTTGTGCGGCCGACTTGATTAGCGTCCGAGATACAAAATCTCTCGCGGCTTCGCTGAAATTATCAGGCAGCTTTGGACTTGGTTTGTTTGTAGAACCGATGATGAAGAGAGCACTCATTGGCTGCATATGAAAGTATGGAGGGGAACCAGTTGCCATTTCTATTACCGTACACCCAATGCTCCAAACGTCAGCTTTGTTTGTAGGCTCACCCGCCATTTGTACAACCTCCGGGGCCATCCAGTA
Above is a window of Watersipora subatra chromosome 3, tzWatSuba1.1, whole genome shotgun sequence DNA encoding:
- the LOC137390067 gene encoding uncharacterized protein, yielding MRSLSPTGGLFNSFNTKHEPPDPMELDPDFLRTLNLPQRPSTDSLESDLDTDTTMIDNWQMNEVFQDISSVINEPTEQSPSDCVDNTDVEQLVKEIFDSDISSIESPLPNESVDLSWIINETLGADALAQEDAGAAPAEMLADDLNLDYDLLSQLENMNEQSFDDCLAVGLSDQSTELPVPASVQLMPPSPSADETTSVIALDHQYTQLACIKVKAHETKKEAIRRVKNNAASRVCRRQRKTRLTTNTQRIAELTASNGALTEQIRSIESVVLLLKENLVRATCQK